The following are encoded in a window of Callithrix jacchus isolate 240 chromosome 9, calJac240_pri, whole genome shotgun sequence genomic DNA:
- the TAS2R10 gene encoding taste receptor type 2 member 10, whose amino-acid sequence MLSVVDGIFIFVVISESVLGVLGNGFIGLVNCINCVKHKFSLIGFILTGLAISRICLIWLLITDRFMHIFSPDIYFSSNLIECISYFWLIINQSSIWFATCLSIFYFLKIANFSNTIFLWLKSRINRIPAFLLGCLLISWLFSFPHTVKMFKDHKLKNATDWHFNVSKSEYFIKQVLLNLGVIFSFTLSLTTCVLLIISLWRHNRQMQLNLTGFRDVNTEAHVKAMKVLVSFIILSILYFVGIIIEITFFSVPEHKLLLMFGITTSVLYPWSHSFILILGNSKLKQASLRALQQLKCCKKRKRLRAT is encoded by the coding sequence ATGCTAAGTGTAGTGGATGGCATCTTCATTTTTGTTGTAATTAGTGAGTCAGTATTGGGGGTTTTAGGGAATGGATTTATTGGACTTGTAAACTGCATTAACTGTGTCAAGCATAAGTTCTCTTTGATTGGCTTTATTCTAACTGGCTTAGCTATTTCTAGAATTTGTCTGATATGGTTACTAATTACGGATAGATTTATGCATATATTCTCTCCAGATATATATTTCTCTAGTAACCTAATTGAATGTATTAGTTACTTTTGGTTAATTATTAATCAGTCAAGCATATGGTTTGCCACATGCCTCAGCATCTTCTATTTCCTGAAGATAGCAAATTTTTCCAACACCATATTTCTCTGGTTGAAGAGCAGAATAAACAGAATTCCTGCCTTTTTGTTGGGATGCTTACTTATTTCATGGTTATTTAGTTTTCCACACACTGTGAAGATGTTTAAAGATCATAAACTGAAGAATGCCACAGACTGGCATTTCAACGTGAGTAAAAGTGAATACTTTATTAAACAGGTTTTGCTAAACCTGGGAGTCATTTTTTCCTTTACACTATCCCTAACTACATGTGTTTTGTTAATCATTTCCCTTTGGAGACACAACAGGCAGATGCAATTGAATCTGACAGGATTCAGAGATGTCAACACAGAAGCTCATGTGAAGGCAATGAAAGTTTTGGTATCTTTCATCATCCTCTCTATCTTGTATTTTGTAGGCATTAtcatagaaataacatttttttctgtgccaGAACACAAACTTCTGCTTATGTTTGGAATAACAACCAGTGTCCTCTATCCCTGGAGTCATTCATTTATCTTAATTCTAGGAAACAGCAAACTAAAGCAAGCCTCTTTGAGGGCACTACAGCAATTAAAGTGCTGTAAAAAACGGAAAAGGCTCAGAGCCACATAG